One window of the Wolbachia endosymbiont of Encarsia formosa genome contains the following:
- a CDS encoding TerC family protein, which produces MLADAWTLLILTLLETILGIDNLIFISLAIDKVPNLLRERARLIGFGLALLMRFVILFFISHILSMEKPIFHSVSLDISVKDLLMIAGGLFLIVKSSMELWSEIFVHKENKTKANVKSQFFLVVLQIILIDLVFSVDSILTAIALTHNMIIIAIAFTFSILAMLFSSSYTAQLIKSSPSLKVIAILFILLIGIYLILEGLHIELPKACLYSSFMFALLVEAISKIKTMRP; this is translated from the coding sequence ATGCTAGCTGATGCTTGGACTTTATTGATACTTACGCTACTTGAAACTATACTTGGTATAGACAATTTAATCTTTATTTCTCTAGCAATAGATAAGGTGCCAAATCTGCTGAGAGAAAGAGCCCGCCTGATAGGTTTTGGCTTGGCGCTATTGATGCGTTTTGTAATACTATTTTTTATATCACATATATTATCAATGGAAAAGCCTATATTTCACTCTGTATCACTAGATATTTCAGTAAAAGATTTGCTTATGATTGCAGGAGGGTTATTCCTTATTGTTAAAAGTTCTATGGAGTTATGGAGCGAAATTTTTGTACATAAGGAGAACAAAACAAAGGCAAACGTTAAATCACAATTTTTTTTAGTTGTGCTACAAATTATATTAATAGATTTAGTTTTTTCTGTTGATTCAATATTAACTGCTATAGCATTAACTCATAATATGATAATCATTGCTATAGCATTTACATTTTCCATATTAGCAATGCTATTTTCATCAAGTTATACCGCTCAGTTAATAAAATCCAGCCCAAGCTTAAAAGTAATTGCCATTCTATTTATTTTACTCATCGGTATATATTTAATACTTGAAGGACTTCACATAGAGCTACCAAAAGCATGTTTGTATTCTTCATTCATGTTTGCATTGCTTGTGGAAGCTATAAGCAAAATAAAGACAATGCGGCCTTGA
- a CDS encoding malonyl-CoA decarboxylase: MTKESLAKTNIVKVEDKKATKGFFKILGEVADAVRSWVGNIGPDLSSSRDIDSLVLKMNECLNPKGGEVSARKNTVSLGNLYLSLSEAGQIKFLQTLAENFNPDKTKIDEEIKVYNKNQDSESSYKFEQDLIKVLESPRSKILNQFISLPEGLKFIVDMRSDVLKLKNQYKSLSPLENELKSILCTLVDVDLLDLHQITWDSPASLLEKLIKYEAVHKISSWGDLKNRLDSDHLCFAFFHYKIPNEPLIFVEVALMNEIADSIQHVLDESVPSSDPSSASTAIFYSISNTQTGLSGISLGNFLIKRVVEKLSQEFKSVKVYATLSPVPGFTKWLKNQDVALLGKLNIKQSGTEILESIKTNIECEKQSLLKLCAHYLLKVKSSGGGAYDPVAHFHLSNGASIKQINWMADTSEKGISQSAGIMVNYLYELPKIDNNHENYMINKVISHSKKVSAMLKE, translated from the coding sequence ATGACAAAAGAATCATTAGCAAAAACTAATATAGTAAAAGTTGAAGATAAGAAAGCAACAAAGGGCTTTTTTAAAATATTAGGTGAAGTAGCAGATGCTGTAAGGTCATGGGTTGGCAATATTGGCCCTGATTTAAGTAGTAGTCGCGATATCGATAGTTTAGTCTTGAAGATGAACGAATGCTTAAACCCAAAGGGGGGTGAAGTCTCAGCACGTAAGAACACCGTATCTCTTGGTAATTTGTACTTGAGTTTATCAGAGGCAGGTCAAATAAAATTTTTACAAACCCTGGCAGAAAATTTCAATCCGGATAAAACGAAAATAGATGAAGAAATAAAAGTATATAATAAAAATCAAGATTCTGAGTCGAGCTATAAGTTTGAACAAGACTTAATAAAAGTACTTGAATCACCACGCTCTAAAATATTGAATCAGTTTATCTCCTTACCGGAGGGCCTTAAGTTTATTGTTGATATGCGTTCTGATGTACTCAAGCTGAAGAATCAATATAAAAGTCTAAGTCCACTAGAAAACGAATTAAAAAGTATACTTTGTACTTTGGTTGATGTTGATCTACTTGATCTTCATCAAATCACCTGGGATTCACCTGCATCATTGTTGGAAAAACTTATAAAATACGAAGCTGTACATAAAATTTCCTCTTGGGGTGATTTAAAAAACAGACTAGATTCTGATCATCTCTGTTTTGCTTTCTTTCATTACAAAATACCAAATGAACCTTTAATTTTTGTAGAGGTTGCACTGATGAATGAGATTGCAGATAGTATTCAACACGTTTTGGACGAGTCAGTTCCTTCAAGCGACCCAAGCAGTGCAAGTACTGCTATATTCTATTCAATATCAAACACTCAAACTGGTTTATCTGGAATTAGCCTCGGTAACTTTTTAATAAAGAGAGTCGTAGAAAAACTATCGCAAGAATTTAAAAGCGTAAAAGTGTATGCAACTCTTTCTCCAGTTCCTGGATTTACAAAATGGCTAAAAAATCAAGACGTAGCTTTATTAGGTAAGCTTAATATAAAACAATCAGGTACAGAAATTTTAGAAAGCATAAAAACTAACATTGAATGCGAAAAACAGTCCCTACTTAAACTTTGTGCACATTATTTGCTAAAGGTTAAAAGCAGTGGTGGAGGTGCTTATGATCCAGTAGCACACTTTCATTTAAGCAATGGTGCATCAATCAAACAAATCAACTGGATGGCTGATACTTCTGAAAAAGGCATTAGTCAGTCAGCCGGAATAATGGTGAATTATCTGTATGAGCTGCCTAAAATAGATAACAATCATGAAAATTATATGATTAATAAAGTGATTTCTCATTCAAAAAAAGTGTCAGCTATGTTAAAGGAATAA
- the lepA gene encoding translation elongation factor 4, producing the protein MNNIRNFAIIAHIDHGKSTLADRLIEECNGLEAREMTNQILDSMDIERERGITIKAQTVRLNYTANDGNQYCLNLMDTPGHVDFSYEVSRSLAACEGSLLVVDSSQGVEAQTLANVYKAIDNNHEIIVVLNKVDLPAADPEKVKLQIEEVIGIDASESVLISAKTGLGIKDVLEAIVTKLPAPQGDTNAPLQAILVDSWYDPYLGVVILVQVKNGALKKGMKIVMMSNNATYQVDNIGIFTPKKVMTGELSAGEVGFINASMKEVEDCKVGDTITEEKRPCSKALPGFKEVHPVVFCSIFPNNTDDFKYLREALEKLHLNDASFTFDAETSNALGYGFRCGFLGMLHLEVIQERLEREFDLDLTATAPSVIYKVATQNGKVLNIHNPSDMPDPTKIEIVEEPWITATIMVPDQYLGEILSMCEERRGEQQDLSYVGNTTTALLKYKLPLSEVVFDFYDRLKSISKGYASLDWEISNYQESQIDKLSFLVNGEPVDALACIVHKSRAEKRGREICARLKDLIPRQQYKIAIQAAVGGKIIARETINPYRKDVTAKLYGGDVTRRMKLLEKQKKGKKRLHSVGNINIPQNAFIEALKIND; encoded by the coding sequence ATGAACAATATAAGAAATTTTGCAATAATAGCACATATAGATCATGGGAAGTCAACTCTTGCTGATCGGTTGATAGAAGAATGCAACGGCCTCGAAGCAAGAGAGATGACTAATCAAATACTTGATTCAATGGATATAGAGCGTGAACGTGGAATCACAATCAAAGCACAAACGGTAAGGCTCAATTATACTGCAAATGATGGTAATCAATATTGCCTCAATCTAATGGATACACCAGGTCATGTTGATTTTTCATATGAAGTCAGCCGAAGCTTAGCCGCATGTGAAGGCTCACTTTTAGTGGTAGATAGCAGCCAAGGAGTTGAAGCTCAGACTTTGGCAAATGTGTACAAGGCAATTGACAATAATCATGAGATAATAGTTGTACTCAATAAAGTTGACCTTCCTGCTGCAGATCCAGAAAAGGTAAAGCTTCAGATTGAGGAGGTAATCGGTATTGACGCAAGCGAGTCAGTTTTAATATCAGCAAAAACTGGGCTTGGGATAAAAGATGTACTTGAAGCTATAGTAACAAAACTTCCTGCTCCTCAAGGTGATACAAATGCTCCACTGCAAGCAATTTTAGTTGATAGTTGGTATGACCCTTATCTAGGAGTAGTAATTTTAGTGCAAGTTAAAAATGGAGCGCTAAAAAAAGGCATGAAAATTGTTATGATGTCTAATAATGCTACATATCAGGTCGATAATATCGGTATTTTCACTCCTAAAAAAGTTATGACAGGTGAACTTTCAGCAGGTGAAGTTGGTTTTATCAATGCTTCAATGAAAGAAGTAGAAGACTGCAAAGTAGGAGACACTATTACTGAAGAGAAAAGGCCGTGCAGCAAGGCATTACCTGGCTTTAAAGAAGTACATCCTGTAGTATTTTGCAGTATTTTTCCCAATAACACAGATGATTTTAAATATTTAAGGGAAGCACTAGAAAAATTACATTTAAATGATGCTAGTTTTACATTTGATGCTGAAACGTCAAATGCTCTAGGTTATGGATTTCGTTGCGGTTTCTTAGGAATGCTACATCTTGAAGTCATTCAAGAAAGACTCGAAAGAGAATTTGATTTAGATCTAACAGCAACTGCACCGAGTGTTATATATAAAGTTGCAACACAAAATGGTAAAGTTTTAAATATCCATAACCCAAGCGATATGCCAGACCCTACAAAAATTGAAATAGTGGAAGAACCATGGATCACTGCAACTATAATGGTACCTGATCAATATTTAGGAGAGATTCTATCTATGTGTGAAGAGAGGAGAGGAGAACAGCAGGATTTATCTTATGTTGGTAATACGACAACAGCACTACTGAAGTATAAATTACCGCTGTCTGAGGTTGTTTTTGATTTTTACGATAGACTAAAATCAATTTCCAAGGGATATGCAAGTTTAGATTGGGAAATATCTAATTATCAGGAAAGTCAGATAGATAAATTAAGTTTTTTAGTTAATGGAGAACCTGTGGATGCGTTAGCCTGCATTGTTCATAAAAGCAGGGCAGAAAAAAGAGGCCGTGAAATATGTGCACGTTTGAAAGATTTGATACCACGCCAGCAATATAAAATCGCGATTCAAGCGGCAGTAGGCGGAAAAATTATTGCTAGAGAAACGATTAACCCGTATAGAAAAGATGTAACAGCCAAGCTCTATGGTGGAGACGTCACACGAAGGATGAAGCTGCTTGAAAAGCAGAAGAAAGGTAAGAAAAGATTGCATTCTGTGGGAAACATAAACATCCCACAAAATGCTTTTATTGAGGCTTTGAAAATAAATGATTAA
- the recG gene encoding ATP-dependent DNA helicase RecG — protein MSNQIFLNSRLENIPKFHSAILPKLCGGDRVVDLLFYKPLSYVDRSKSLSDAQVGEFTTFVAKVYEHQRPTVRGRPYKIIVESESQYLFIVFFNYSAKYLYKLFPVGTDIVISGKLEKFAEHWQITHPDYMLSDINQFKEIACIEPNYQLCRGITNKSIRNIISSNLKDLPDLPEWINETLIKQKKWLSWKESIIRLHRPSSLAEAEVCRERLAYDELFAYQLALKLARENHVKKGGRKFIILNKYKEQVLNGLPFQLTNDQIRAIDEISERQKSRYRMVSLLQGDVGSGKTVVALFAMLNVVENNMQAALMAPTTILAEQHYNWIEEALSCTDIKVALLTSKTARKERKIIMNELASGILNIVIGTHALFQANVTFKNLGLAVIDEQQRFGVMQRNRLVGKGENTDILFVTATPIPRTLQQAMYGDIECSILREKPKSRLPIKTVIMNVKKASDIIQRLKDAINRGEKAYWICPYIEENEELNIAAAEMRFQELQKTFFDIVGIIHGKLTQEQKDQVMFSFKRNEFSLLVATTVIEVGIDVPDATIMIIENAEQFGLSQLHQLRGRVGRGDKPSFCVLLYDNLSKSSYSKLKIMCESQDGFYIAEKDMMLRGSGDILGTKQSGCMEFKFADLYEDRELLNLAYNSAKGTIANFELLLDIFEYRSRLHFSKFQ, from the coding sequence ATGAGCAATCAGATTTTTCTAAATAGCAGGCTGGAGAATATACCTAAGTTTCATTCCGCAATCTTGCCTAAACTTTGCGGTGGAGACAGAGTGGTAGATCTGCTATTTTATAAGCCACTCAGTTATGTGGATAGAAGTAAATCACTATCTGATGCTCAAGTGGGAGAATTTACAACTTTTGTGGCAAAAGTGTATGAGCACCAGCGCCCCACTGTTAGAGGTAGGCCATATAAAATAATCGTTGAAAGTGAAAGTCAGTATTTATTTATAGTTTTTTTTAATTACTCAGCTAAATATTTGTATAAATTATTTCCAGTTGGAACAGATATAGTCATCAGTGGTAAACTTGAAAAGTTTGCCGAACATTGGCAAATTACTCACCCAGATTACATGTTGTCTGATATCAATCAATTTAAAGAAATAGCCTGCATAGAGCCAAATTACCAATTATGTCGCGGTATTACTAACAAGAGCATTAGAAACATAATAAGTTCTAATCTAAAAGATTTGCCTGATTTGCCAGAGTGGATAAATGAGACATTAATAAAGCAAAAAAAATGGCTGAGTTGGAAAGAAAGCATCATAAGATTGCACAGACCGAGCTCACTTGCAGAAGCAGAAGTTTGCAGAGAAAGACTTGCTTATGATGAGCTATTTGCCTATCAGCTGGCGCTAAAACTTGCGAGGGAAAATCATGTGAAAAAAGGAGGAAGGAAATTTATAATATTGAATAAATACAAAGAGCAGGTCTTGAATGGATTACCGTTCCAATTAACAAATGATCAAATTCGAGCGATAGATGAAATCTCAGAAAGACAAAAATCCAGATACCGCATGGTAAGCCTGCTTCAAGGTGATGTTGGCAGTGGCAAAACTGTAGTTGCACTCTTTGCGATGCTGAATGTGGTAGAAAATAACATGCAAGCAGCTTTAATGGCACCAACTACTATCTTGGCTGAGCAACATTATAATTGGATCGAAGAAGCTCTATCTTGTACTGATATAAAAGTTGCTCTGCTTACCAGTAAAACTGCGCGCAAGGAAAGAAAGATTATTATGAACGAACTTGCAAGTGGTATTTTAAATATAGTAATTGGTACTCATGCATTATTTCAAGCCAACGTTACATTTAAAAATTTAGGACTCGCAGTCATAGACGAACAACAGCGATTTGGAGTGATGCAGAGGAATCGGTTGGTAGGAAAAGGAGAAAATACCGATATACTTTTTGTTACTGCAACTCCCATTCCAAGAACCTTGCAGCAAGCTATGTATGGTGATATTGAATGTTCTATTTTAAGGGAAAAACCAAAATCTAGATTGCCAATAAAAACCGTTATTATGAACGTTAAAAAAGCATCAGATATTATTCAAAGACTGAAAGATGCTATAAATAGAGGCGAAAAAGCATATTGGATTTGTCCATATATAGAAGAAAACGAAGAACTCAATATTGCCGCAGCAGAAATGCGCTTTCAGGAACTACAAAAGACATTTTTTGATATAGTTGGAATAATACACGGAAAACTAACTCAAGAGCAGAAAGATCAAGTGATGTTTTCCTTCAAGAGGAATGAATTTTCTCTGCTTGTTGCAACCACTGTGATAGAAGTTGGTATAGATGTGCCAGATGCAACTATTATGATTATAGAGAATGCAGAGCAGTTCGGGTTATCGCAATTACATCAGTTAAGAGGTAGAGTAGGACGAGGAGATAAACCGTCTTTTTGTGTACTGTTATATGACAATCTCAGTAAAAGTTCGTATTCAAAGTTAAAGATTATGTGTGAGTCACAAGATGGATTTTATATTGCTGAAAAGGATATGATGCTGAGGGGTAGCGGAGATATTCTAGGCACAAAACAATCAGGGTGCATGGAGTTTAAATTTGCTGATTTATATGAGGACAGAGAATTGCTCAACCTTGCATATAATAGTGCAAAAGGTACAATAGCTAATTTTGAATTACTGCTTGATATATTTGAATATAGAAGTAGACTACATTTTTCAAAATTTCAGTAA
- a CDS encoding IS630 transposase-related protein yields MYRWLKKKAAGESLKPSKNGSFIRKIDPKILKEYVTKNPDHTLAEMKRNLGFGIHSIWYRLKQLRITLKKSHTISRAQSRR; encoded by the coding sequence CTGTACCGCTGGTTAAAAAAGAAAGCTGCTGGTGAAAGCCTCAAGCCATCTAAAAACGGCAGCTTTATTCGAAAAATAGACCCAAAAATACTCAAAGAATATGTTACAAAGAATCCAGATCATACTCTGGCAGAGATGAAACGAAATCTTGGATTTGGAATACATTCAATTTGGTATAGACTAAAACAGCTAAGAATTACTTTAAAAAAAAGTCACACTATATCAAGAGCGCAATCAAGAAGATAG
- a CDS encoding transposase, protein MDNATFHKTPTTRSLIESFGCHLLYLPTYSPDLNPHFYPQIKK, encoded by the coding sequence ATGGATAATGCTACATTTCATAAGACTCCTACAACAAGGTCATTAATAGAATCTTTTGGCTGTCATTTGCTCTATCTTCCAACATATTCACCAGATTTGAATCCTCACTTTTACCCACAAATAAAAAAGTGA
- a CDS encoding transposase DNA-binding-containing protein: protein MSEVSTNVQYTDGLGDKWLERELKHVNLGNTRLNKRLIKTGYCIEGKASGSINQSCSGWKEAKGAYRLFSNEKLKDKEIYSSHYKETMERMKGNQFVFSVQDTSYLDFDSHIKTKRLGSISKAYTKNKMGLLLHSALIVSKGRIAFRSIFSTMLGTFY from the coding sequence ATGAGTGAAGTAAGTACAAATGTGCAATATACTGATGGCTTAGGGGATAAATGGCTGGAAAGAGAGTTAAAACACGTTAATTTAGGAAATACAAGACTTAATAAGAGACTTATTAAAACAGGATATTGTATAGAGGGTAAGGCGTCTGGATCAATTAATCAAAGCTGTAGTGGATGGAAAGAAGCTAAGGGTGCATACAGATTATTTAGCAATGAAAAGCTTAAGGATAAGGAAATTTATTCTTCCCATTACAAAGAAACTATGGAGAGAATGAAAGGAAATCAGTTTGTTTTTTCAGTTCAAGATACAAGTTATTTGGATTTTGACTCTCATATAAAAACCAAGAGGCTAGGTAGTATTTCTAAAGCTTATACGAAGAATAAAATGGGTTTACTGTTGCACAGTGCCTTAATAGTCAGCAAAGGAAGGATTGCCTTTAGGTCTATCTTCTCAACAATGTTGGGCACGTTCTATTAG
- a CDS encoding IS4 family transposase, whose product METCTKILSNEEWKALFIREHKVATLPEEPPKIKQAIIWLGKLGGFMNRKSDNLPGAMTLWRGYENLKESIVMLHIMTSQNCG is encoded by the coding sequence ATGGAAACCTGTACTAAAATTTTAAGCAATGAAGAGTGGAAGGCCCTTTTCATACGTGAGCATAAAGTAGCTACATTGCCAGAAGAACCTCCAAAAATAAAACAAGCTATTATTTGGTTAGGAAAATTAGGTGGATTTATGAATAGAAAAAGTGATAATTTACCAGGGGCTATGACTCTATGGCGGGGCTATGAAAATCTTAAGGAGAGCATAGTTATGCTTCACATCATGACCTCTCAAAATTGTGGGTAA
- the mtaB gene encoding tRNA (N(6)-L-threonylcarbamoyladenosine(37)-C(2))-methylthiotransferase MtaB, translated as MNEVITFGCRLNFYESELIKEALKKAKRENVVVVHSCAVTNEAERQVKQKIRKIYKNDPSKEIIVVGCAVQLDPKSYSDIPGVSKVLGNQDKLRAENYLLNNDEILVSDNKAEPILINGFEDKSRAFIEIQNGCNHSCTFCSITEARGNNRSVPVNNIIEQIKIFIDNGYQEVVFTGVDITDFGTDLFGKQSLSSMIRRVLKDIPQLKRLRLSSIDVAEVDDELMDLIANESRLMPHLHLSLQSGNNLILKRMKRRHNREQVIEFYHKMKSLRPNIAFGADIIAGFPTETDEMFQDTVDLLKKINVVYLHAFPYSERKNTPAARMPQIPENVRKERVKHLREINKEMMSSFYQSLLGTEQSVLVEQNNIGRTENFALIKLTSRVQAKSIVKAHVKGIENNCLIGNIIS; from the coding sequence ATGAATGAAGTAATAACATTTGGTTGTCGTCTAAATTTTTACGAGAGCGAATTAATCAAAGAAGCATTAAAAAAAGCAAAGAGAGAAAATGTTGTTGTGGTGCATAGCTGTGCAGTGACAAACGAAGCAGAACGCCAAGTGAAGCAAAAAATACGTAAGATCTATAAGAATGACCCAAGTAAAGAAATTATCGTAGTTGGCTGCGCTGTTCAATTAGATCCTAAATCATATAGTGATATTCCTGGTGTAAGTAAAGTGCTAGGTAATCAAGACAAGCTAAGAGCTGAAAATTATCTACTAAATAATGATGAAATCTTAGTCAGTGATAACAAAGCAGAACCTATTCTCATTAATGGATTTGAAGATAAATCAAGGGCATTTATTGAAATTCAAAATGGTTGTAATCATAGCTGCACATTTTGCTCAATTACTGAGGCAAGAGGAAATAATCGATCTGTACCAGTAAACAATATTATAGAGCAAATTAAGATTTTTATAGACAATGGATATCAAGAAGTAGTGTTTACAGGTGTTGATATTACTGACTTTGGTACAGATTTGTTTGGTAAGCAATCACTCAGTTCAATGATTAGAAGAGTTTTAAAGGATATACCACAGTTAAAGAGACTAAGACTTTCCTCTATTGATGTTGCTGAAGTTGATGATGAACTAATGGATTTAATAGCTAATGAGTCAAGACTTATGCCTCACTTACACTTGAGTCTACAGTCTGGTAATAATTTAATACTAAAGAGAATGAAACGTCGTCACAATAGAGAACAAGTGATAGAATTTTATCATAAAATGAAGAGCTTAAGACCTAATATAGCATTTGGCGCTGATATTATTGCTGGATTTCCAACAGAAACTGATGAAATGTTTCAGGATACAGTTGATTTACTGAAAAAAATAAATGTAGTTTATCTACATGCTTTTCCATATTCAGAGCGGAAAAACACACCTGCTGCACGGATGCCACAAATACCAGAGAATGTACGTAAAGAACGAGTAAAGCATCTAAGAGAAATAAATAAAGAAATGATGAGCAGTTTTTATCAATCTTTGCTCGGCACTGAGCAAAGCGTTTTGGTTGAGCAGAATAATATTGGTAGAACAGAAAATTTTGCATTAATAAAACTTACATCAAGAGTTCAAGCTAAAAGTATTGTGAAAGCTCATGTTAAAGGAATAGAAAATAATTGTTTAATTGGAAATATTATTTCTTAA
- a CDS encoding P44/Msp2 family outer membrane protein: protein MIIRISIALFFIFIPCVYFFITYTSNNTHIEQVQPLKLETDNNESVIRSEEVAEKEIPIKYQELKSSSPSVFQVANQKNMWPSIADQTEPTKEKSKKLDFYVSANGGKICHDNSETFVKGIKAIGKRFINLINTANPNLSLQEKLVSVFIKAGLVDEIQSIEKFNGKIDFQWLRSVSLGYYAGENGRVDFEAMYSTANIEDSNSPPLFEKSSSVFAFLLNFYYNSSIQDTQFASYIGLGIGPTVFRLKKINGSPENSMPLNVPWFAYQIKLGVNYLIIPEVKTFFGYRYFSIPIPIADDISTHSIEVGLMFNF from the coding sequence ATGATAATTAGAATATCTATTGCTTTATTTTTCATCTTCATTCCGTGTGTCTATTTTTTTATTACTTATACCAGTAACAATACACACATTGAGCAAGTACAACCGTTAAAATTAGAAACAGATAATAATGAAAGTGTAATACGTTCTGAAGAGGTTGCTGAAAAAGAAATACCAATAAAATATCAAGAACTTAAAAGTAGTTCACCTTCTGTTTTCCAAGTAGCTAATCAGAAAAATATGTGGCCAAGTATTGCAGATCAAACTGAACCTACAAAGGAAAAATCAAAAAAACTTGATTTCTATGTTAGTGCTAACGGTGGTAAGATATGCCATGATAATTCAGAAACATTTGTAAAGGGTATAAAGGCAATAGGAAAAAGGTTTATTAATTTAATCAATACAGCTAATCCTAATCTTTCTTTGCAAGAAAAATTAGTATCAGTGTTCATCAAAGCGGGATTAGTGGATGAAATTCAGAGTATAGAGAAATTTAACGGCAAAATTGATTTCCAGTGGCTTAGGAGCGTATCTTTAGGTTACTATGCTGGGGAAAATGGCCGAGTTGATTTTGAAGCTATGTATTCTACAGCCAATATTGAAGATAGTAATTCTCCTCCGTTATTTGAGAAATCATCAAGCGTGTTTGCATTTTTATTAAACTTCTATTATAACTCCAGCATTCAAGATACACAATTTGCTTCGTATATTGGTCTTGGTATAGGGCCAACAGTTTTTAGATTAAAAAAGATTAATGGATCACCAGAAAATTCAATGCCACTGAATGTTCCTTGGTTTGCTTATCAAATAAAGCTTGGTGTTAATTATTTAATAATACCAGAAGTTAAAACCTTTTTTGGCTATCGTTACTTTAGTATCCCAATACCTATTGCAGATGATATATCCACTCATAGTATTGAAGTTGGTTTGATGTTTAATTTTTAG